From one Phycisphaerae bacterium genomic stretch:
- a CDS encoding sigma-70 family RNA polymerase sigma factor, whose translation MAVSNDLTLLHSYARTHDAEAFATLFRRYVNLVYGTCLRVTHNPADAEDAAQETFLELARKAEQVNTSLAGWLHRAATHRAANTIREASRRRHREAVATAERSEIAAAAEPTWREIAPQVDKALDDLDEELRLPVILHFLHGKSQEQIADELGVHRSTVSRRIERGVNELRGKLRMTCLAPSAAVLMAMMAGKTACEVPATLLAGLGKMAIAGVGTVSGPAVAGAVLQTSGSVVPGVVSSTLGSLKAKAIVAAATALLALGTYGTYRYAPALFSSSDQSDTSQTIQSTSGGEQEDSGWKTTREPARRR comes from the coding sequence ATGGCAGTCTCGAACGATCTGACACTACTGCATAGCTATGCGCGGACGCACGACGCTGAGGCGTTTGCCACGCTGTTCCGCCGGTATGTAAATCTGGTTTATGGAACTTGTTTGCGAGTGACACATAACCCGGCGGACGCGGAGGACGCGGCCCAGGAGACGTTCCTGGAGTTGGCGCGAAAGGCGGAGCAGGTGAATACGTCGCTGGCCGGGTGGCTGCACCGTGCGGCGACGCATCGGGCGGCCAACACGATCCGCGAGGCCTCGCGCCGGCGGCATCGCGAAGCGGTGGCGACGGCTGAGCGGTCGGAGATCGCAGCGGCCGCTGAGCCGACGTGGCGCGAGATCGCTCCGCAGGTGGATAAAGCCCTGGACGACCTCGATGAGGAACTGCGGCTGCCGGTGATCCTGCACTTTCTGCACGGCAAAAGCCAGGAGCAGATCGCCGATGAGCTGGGCGTGCACCGTTCGACGGTCTCGCGGCGGATCGAGCGGGGCGTCAACGAGCTTCGCGGCAAGCTGCGGATGACCTGCCTGGCACCATCCGCGGCGGTGCTGATGGCCATGATGGCGGGCAAGACGGCGTGCGAAGTCCCAGCCACGCTGCTGGCGGGGTTGGGCAAAATGGCGATTGCGGGAGTTGGGACAGTGAGTGGACCGGCGGTGGCCGGCGCGGTGTTGCAGACGAGCGGCTCAGTCGTCCCGGGAGTTGTCTCGTCGACCCTAGGGTCTCTGAAAGCAAAAGCGATCGTTGCGGCGGCCACCGCTCTTCTTGCCCTCGGCACGTACGGCACCTACCGCTACGCCCCAGCCCTCTTCAGCTCATCCGACCAATCCGACACCAGCCAGACCATCCAATCCACCAGCGGCGGCGAGCAGGAAGACAGCGGCTGGAAGACGACAAGAGAACCCGCCCGGCGACGGTAG